Proteins from a single region of Clostridia bacterium:
- a CDS encoding polymer-forming cytoskeletal protein, with the protein MWKPANATPNTPAAEPQRPSATPQRPAPSTSNSSVMEPASAPRNATLNNTEQATIGKSLVIKGEVTGSEALYIDGRVEGSISLAGNRVTVGRNGVVSANISAREIVVLGKVRGNLVASDRVDIRNEGSLTGDVIAQRISIEDGAFFKGGIDIRKPGQKMEASSESAGKEKEKESTAARA; encoded by the coding sequence ATGTGGAAGCCCGCTAATGCTACGCCCAATACGCCCGCTGCCGAGCCGCAGCGCCCTTCAGCAACGCCCCAGCGCCCCGCGCCCTCGACGTCGAATTCGTCGGTGATGGAACCGGCCAGCGCGCCGCGCAACGCGACACTGAACAACACCGAGCAGGCAACGATTGGCAAATCGCTTGTAATCAAGGGCGAAGTAACCGGCTCCGAAGCGCTGTACATCGATGGCCGTGTAGAAGGTTCCATCAGCCTCGCGGGAAATCGGGTCACGGTGGGACGTAACGGCGTAGTCTCGGCCAACATCTCGGCGCGCGAAATCGTTGTGCTCGGCAAAGTTCGCGGAAACCTTGTCGCAAGCGACCGTGTCGATATCCGCAATGAAGGTTCGCTGACCGGCGATGTGATCGCACAGCGCATCAGCATCGAAGACGGTGCATTCTTCAAGGGCGGCATCGACATCCGCAAGCCGGGACAGAAGATGGAAGCGAGTTCTGAATCTGCCGGCAAAGAGAAAGAAAAAGAAAGCACGGCCGCGCGAGCGTAG